Proteins encoded within one genomic window of Paraglaciecola psychrophila 170:
- a CDS encoding hydroxymethylglutaryl-CoA reductase yields the protein MARKHRIPRNTLNDHSHEWAQKRREYLTQQTGADLLHTGHYSIDPSVLPGNIENFIGVVQMPVGIAGPMLVHGEHAQGYFHVPLATTEGTLVASYSRGMRLLNECGGVHTTVVEQFMQRSPAFIFSNAREARDFGQWIDEHFLEIKQQAETTTRIGKLEHIMQWSVSKTRYLRFNYTTGDAAGQNMVGKATLVACEWIVKEYPGECEYLLSGNMDTDKKHSHLNMLHSRGKRVIAEVVLKKDIVQKIMKVDTKMLARATVLANTGAMMAGAAYNGPHSANGIASLFIATGQDEANVVESHAGLLSHELLDNGDFYLSVTLPSLIVATYGGGTGLPTQKECLEILDCYGTGKANKLAEIVAATVLAGDISLACAVIGGHWVSSHDKFGRNRD from the coding sequence ATGGCCAGAAAACATAGGATCCCACGAAATACGCTTAATGATCATAGCCATGAGTGGGCGCAAAAACGTCGTGAATATTTAACCCAACAAACAGGTGCTGATTTACTACACACTGGACATTATTCAATTGATCCGAGTGTTTTGCCTGGCAATATTGAAAACTTTATTGGTGTGGTACAAATGCCTGTGGGTATTGCAGGCCCAATGTTGGTCCACGGTGAGCATGCGCAAGGTTATTTTCATGTTCCATTGGCGACAACCGAAGGCACACTAGTAGCAAGTTATAGTCGTGGTATGCGCTTGCTCAATGAATGTGGTGGTGTGCATACCACAGTAGTTGAACAATTTATGCAGCGATCACCGGCCTTTATCTTTTCCAACGCCAGAGAAGCGCGGGATTTTGGTCAATGGATAGATGAGCATTTTTTAGAGATTAAGCAACAAGCTGAAACGACTACGCGAATTGGTAAACTAGAGCACATTATGCAGTGGTCAGTGTCGAAAACACGTTATCTACGATTCAACTATACAACGGGAGATGCGGCTGGGCAAAATATGGTGGGCAAGGCCACGCTGGTAGCTTGTGAATGGATCGTCAAAGAATACCCAGGCGAATGTGAGTATTTGCTATCAGGAAATATGGATACAGATAAAAAACACTCACACTTGAACATGCTGCATTCCCGAGGAAAACGGGTTATTGCAGAAGTCGTGCTGAAAAAAGATATAGTTCAAAAGATCATGAAGGTAGATACCAAAATGTTGGCCCGGGCGACAGTATTGGCTAATACCGGCGCTATGATGGCGGGCGCTGCATATAATGGGCCACACTCAGCTAATGGTATTGCGTCATTATTTATCGCCACTGGGCAAGATGAAGCTAACGTGGTTGAGTCTCATGCTGGTTTGCTCTCTCATGAATTGTTAGATAATGGCGATTTTTATCTGTCTGTGACATTGCCTTCTTTAATTGTGGCTACCTATGGAGGCGGTACAGGTTTACCGACCCAAAAAGAGTGTTTGGAAATACTTGATTGTTATGGCACTGGAAAAGCAAACAAGTTAGCAGAAATTGTGGCTGCAACAGTTCTTGCTGGAGATATTTCTTTAGCATGTGCAGTGATTGGCGGGCATTGGGTGAGTAGTCATGACAAGTTTGGGCGGAACCGAGATTGA